TGCTGATGCTACAATAATACCTGCACTATATTTTTTAGAAAGCGCCGGAGATTCCTTACTTCTTGATGCGTAATTCCATGCTACTGCTGTACTAGAAATAAGTCCACCAAGAATAGCTGTAAGAATGATTCCTCTTTTGGAGCCCACAAATTTTACTAAAAAATAACCTATAAAGTTTAAAAAGGAAACAATTACAATAATAGAACCAATTTCAAAAGGGTTTAATAAACCCTCTGAATCAAACGTTTTGTTGGGTAGAAAAGGAAGTATTAATAAGGCAATTATAGAAAACTTTATAAATGCAAAAAGTTCTTCTGATGTAATATTACTGATTACTGAACGAAACCTTGTTTTAAGTGAAAGCAAGGTTACAATAATAACTGCTGTAGCAACTGCCTCTTTATAATAATCTACAGAAACCATTACTCCTAAAACAAAAGTTGCTATAAGTGCTAAATTAGTGGTTAAACCTTGTCCACATTCTTCTTTCTTTTTTACAAAATGCTGAAAAGCTAAAAACAAAATAAATGAGCCAAAACCAATAATAACAAACCAATTACTAAAAAAATCTGTTAAATTACCTACGGAAAAACCAAGAATTGCAACGATAGGAAAAGTTCGGATTCCTGCAAAACCTTTTTCTTTCAACCTATCATATTCTCTTTCTAGGCCAATAATAAGACCTATTCCTAGACTTATTAAAACCCCTAAAATATAAGGCCCAACTAGTTCTTGTATGTATTGATATGTTTGCATTTACTTTTTATTACGTATCCTTTTTTTAGATAAAAATATTTTAAGTAATTAGATAAATAGATCTGTTATGCTTTGTCGAAAAAATATTTTATACGTCTGTTTTTAAGATAACTACATCTCCTTTTAAAGGTACTTCATTTTTTTCTAGATAAAGATACCTTAAATAACTGACTACATAAACCAAAATTAATAAAATTAAAAGGCGGATAATTTCACCATAATAAAAATGATTATTAACCAAAAACGTCCTCAAAACTATATTAGGTGAGGACGTTCTATGAATTAATAAATCTTACGATTCTTTTCTGTACGAGATTACACTTCATTTACTAACTACATATATTTAGATAGAAATCTAAAAAATTCTTTTTTGAGATCGGCATAAATTTGCCTTTGAGTTTCCATTTTATCACGAAACTCTAAATGATTTTTCACCATATAAATGTCCATGAAATCATAACTTTTTTCACTATATTTAGAAATAATCATTTCATGCTTATTGATTGCTTCTACAATATCATCTATAACACCAGCATGAAGAATAAATTCATTCTGGTAATGTTCTAGTTGTGCAAGCACGTCTTTATCTGTCCAACGCGTTACTAGTTCATTTAATCTGTTATTGAACGATTTTAGCTCATCATCCCAAAAAATAAGTTCACGTTTCCATTGTACATGCTCAAAATGAAGGTTAACATTATTTAAAATTTTTGTTTCCATGGTCTTATTTTTTTACAATAATCTTTTAAGATTACATATTCATAATATAGCATAAAGGTTAAGAATTCTAGTCACTTTTAAAATGACCCAAATCATTTTAAATAACTCTGTAAAACCTATTAAACAAAAACATTTCCTCTTGAAAACGATTTATCATTAAGTAATATTAATCGTAATTTGGATACTTTTAAGTTTTCTTAAAACTAAAAAGACCTTGATAAATTTATCAAGGTCTTTTTTATTAAATAAGTAGAATAACTCTTATTACTTCACTAACATATTTCTAGTTGCAACAGTTCTAAAACCAATATGGTCTGAACCAGAATTAGGTTCCATTCCCATTCTTGCTGAAATTCTAAAACTAGCACAATAAGACTCATGACATAAAAAAGAACCACCTTTCATTACATATTCTGTTTGATAAGGATTACTTGGTGTATATGATTTATCTGCTCCTTTAGGATTATTAGAAACAACTGTTGGGTCTATCGTTTGATAATAATTTACATTAAACAAATCTGCTGTTATTTCCCAAACATTACCAGCCATATCATACAAACCAATACTATTTGCAGGATACGATTTTACAGGTGAAATATATTCAAATCTATCTTCTGTTACATTTTCTGTTGGAAATTTTCCTTGCCATGTATTTGCATTTGTATTTAAATCTTCATACTTATTTCCCCAAGAATAAATATTATCTTCAAATTTTCCTTGTGCTGCAGATTCCCATTCTGCCTCAGTTGGTAATCTTCTATTTGACCATTTACAGTAAGCCAAAGCATCTTCTTGAGCAATATGAACAACGGGATAATTATCATTTCCATCAATAGAACTACCTGGTCCTTCTGGTTGTTTCCAGTTTGCACCAATCTTCCAAACCCACCATTGTCCATAATTATCCATAGAAACAACACCTTTTGTATGTTTATTAAAAATTAAACTCCCTGGTTGTAAAACTGAATCTGCAGGTTTTGGAGTTCCTGGAGGTAAATCATTCTTTATAACATTCCAATCTATTTGTCTTTCTGCCACTGTGACATATTTTGTTTCATCAACAAATTCCTTAAATTGTTTATTTGTAACCTCATGAGAATCAATGAAAAAACCATCAACAGCTACTTTATGAGCGGGTTTTTCACGCGCCATTGCAAATCTATCATCGTTTTTTGCACCCATTAAAAAAGTTTTTGAAGCAACCCAGATCATTCCTTCTGGTGTCTCAACATTTTCTGTATTATTGGTTATTTTTATAATTTTATCTTCTTTTGGTACTTTCTTTTGATTACAGCTAACAATTACAAATGCAGTTAATACAACTGATGTAAATAATGTCTTAAAATTCATACTTATAATTTAATTTTAAGCAAATATAGATATTCTTATTACTTGCTTTTTTAACTCCTTAAACTCATTTATTTTTTTTAACAAAAATTTATTGTTTAACAAAATTATAAATTCGTTAAACATCTGTATCTTTACATAAATTAAAATAAATTATGGCTCGCAAAAAAAATATCACCAAAGACAACCTAATAAACTGGTATATGGAATTTGTTTTAGAGAACAATCATCAACCAAAATCAGTATTCAGTTTTGCAAAAGAAAATAATTTTGAAGAAGCTGATTTCTATAAGTTCTATGGCTCTTTTGAAACTATTGAAGAAGCTATATTTTCAGATTTCTTTCATCACACAATAACAGTTTTGAATAAAAGTGAGGACTATGAAAGTTACGATAAAAGAAACAAATTATTAAGTTTTTACTTTACTTTTTTTGAGATACTTACAGCCAATAGAAGCTATGTTGTATATGCTTTAGAAAGTGCTAAAAAAGATCTTAAAAAGTTAAAATCAATAAAATCCTTAAGAACAGCTTACATAAAATATATTGAAGATTTAAATATTGATAGAATTGAGTTAAAACAAGAAAATTTAGAAAAAATTCAAAATACATCAATAAAAGAATCTTCTTGGATTCAATTAATAATTACCATGAAATTCTGGTTAGATGATGTTTCTCCTTCATTTGAAAAAACAGATATTTTTATAGAGAAATCAATCAATGCTGGTTTTGATTTAATGGATATAAAACCTTTAAAAAGCATCATCGATTTCGGAAAATTCATCCTAAAAGAAAAAGTAAACTTTAACTAAAACAGCTGTATGAAAACAATTGATTCTATACCAACTTCAAAAATGCAACGTGCTTCTAAGTTAGTTACAACTGGTGCTAAAATTGGAGTGAATTATCTTAAATATTATGGTGATAAAATTACTAAAACAGAAGATGAAGCTAAAGCACGTTTGAATGAAAATAATGCAGAAGATATATATGATGGTTTAAAAACACTAAAAGGTTCTGCCTTAAAAGTGGCGCAAATGTTGAGTATGGAAAAAAGCATTCTACCTCAAGCCTATGTAGAGAAGTTTTCACTTTCGCAATTTTCTGTACCTCCACTTTCTCCTGCTTTAGTTACCAAAACTTTTAATAAATATTTTGGAAAAAATCCAAATGAAATTTATGATAAATTTGATGCTGTTTCAGTAAATGCGGCAAGTATTGGTCAAGTTCATAAAGCTGAAAAAGACGGAAAAGAATTGGCTGTAAAAATTCAATATCCTGGTGTTGCTAAAAGTATCTCGTCAGATTTAGCTTTGGTAAAACCAATTGCAATTAAAATGTTTAACATTAAAGGAAAAGATTCTGATAAATATTTTAAAGAAGTAGAAAACAAGTTGGTTGAAGAAACGAACTATATCTTAGAAGTTGAACAAAGTAAAGAAATTGTAGCAGCTTGTAAACACATACCTAATCTTAATTTTCCAGAATATTATTCAGATTTATCTACAGATAGAATTATTACGATGGATTGGATGCATGGTCTACATTTATCTGAATTTACTACAAACAATGAAGAAGTTTCTAATAAATTAGGACAAGCATTGTGGGATTTTTATATGTTTCAGATGCATAAATTAAAAAAAGTACATGCAGATCCTCACCCTGGGAATTTTCTTGTATCAAAAGAAAACGAACTAATTGTAATCGATTTTGGCTGTATGAAAACGATTCCTATGGAATTTTACACTCCTTATTTCGAATTAGCGAAACCAGAAAACATTTCTGACCCAGTTCTTTTTGAACAAAAATTATACGAATTAGAAATCCTTAGAGAAGATGATTCTAAAGAAGAATTAGACTTTTTCAGAGCAATGTTTCATGAAATGTTAAGTTTGTTTACACAACCATTACATCAACAATTTTTTGATTTTTCTGATGAAAATTTCTTTGGTAAAATTTCAGATTTAGGACAGAAATATGCAAAAAGTACAGAACTTAAAAATATGAATGGAAATAGAGGTTCTAAACACTTTATTTATATAAACAGAACGTTTTTTGGTTTGTATAACTTAATGCACGATTTAAAGGCAAAAAATGTAAAAATCAATAATTTTAAATCTTTTTAGTGGCTTTTTTCAACAATAAAAACATAGAAAACTTAGAACATCTTTATAAGATAAACCTTATAAATAGTTGCTCGGGCTTTAAATCGGCAAACTTAATAGCTTCAATATCAAGTGATGGAGTGTCTAATGTTGCCATATTTAGTTCTGTTACTCATTTAGGTTCTAATCCGCCAACTTTAGGCTTTATTTTAAGACCTACAACAATACCAAGAGATTCTTACAAAAACATAAAAGAAAATGGTATTTTTACAATTAATCATATTTATGAAGATATTATAGAGGATGCACATCATACATCAGCAAAATACACAGAAGAAATTTCTGAGTTTGATGTTACCAACCTAGAAGAAGAATTTAAAGGGAGTTTTAAAGCTCCTTTTGTCAAAAATTCTCCAGTACAAATGAGTATGAAATTTGTTGAAGAAATATATGTTGCCTCAAATGATGTACTTTTAATTGTAGCTCAGATTCAAGAATTATATGTAAAAGATGAGTTGCTTGAAAACGATGGATTGATAAATTTATCAAAAGGAAATATTGCAACTATTAATGGATTAGACACCTATGCAATTCCTAAGTTTAAAAAACAATTGTCTTATCAAAGACCTAAAAAGGGAGAACAAAGTGTTTAAAAATTATCCCAATAGTTAATACTTATAACCAAACGTTGTATATAGTTTATAACGTGATAATTTAAATCTATTAAAAATGAACATAGATGGTATAGCAATTGATAGAATAATAGAAATGGCTTGGGAGGATAGAACAACTTTTGAAGCGATTCTTTTTCAGTTTGGTTTAAAAGAACAAGATGTAATTCATTTAATGCGAAGAGAAATGAAGCCTAAAAGCTTCAAAATTTGGAGAGAAAGAGTACAAGGAAGAAAAACTAAACATGAAAAATTAAGAGTCTTTGCCAAAGGTAGATTTAAATGTTCTAGACAAAAAGCAATATCAGGTAACGCTATTTCTAAAAGATAAAAAGAATAGAATTACAAAACAATGTAAAATAGTAAATAATGACATTAATAGAAAAAGCATTAGAATTTGAAACAAGAAAAATGAGGTTTCCAACTACTAGCGATCGTGTGCTAGCAGCTAGAGAAGCAAAATCTTTAATTTTAAGTTTGAATGAAGTTTATAAAGAAAACAAAGATTCTGAAATCATGGACATCATGAAACGATTAACTCTTATTAAGCAAAAAATTGAAAGACGTTTAAAAGGAAAACCTTTAACATCATAATAAATTAAGTTTTTTCTTGCTTTTTTAACTTTTTTATATTTATATTCGAAAATTATAGAATAAAATAGAGAAAAAACAGAATGAATTTATTAGAAAGAGCTGAAGAATTTGAACACAGAAAATTCTCATTCAAAACAACAAGTGATAGAATTGTAGCATCTAGAGAGGTAAAAGCCTTAATACTAGAACTAAACGAAGTATATAAAGTAGAAAAAGATCTTGAAATAATGGATCAAATGAAGCGCTTAACTGCAGTTAAACAAAAAATTGAGAAGCGCTTGAAAGGAAGACCTTAAAAGCATATGAATAAAATTTTAGTTATTGGTGGAAGTAAAGGAATTGGAAATGCAATTATTAAATCTTTAATTGATGAAAACTCAATTATTAATATAAGCAGAACAAAACCTATACTTTCCCATACTAATCTTACTCACTTTACATGTGATATTCTTAATGATGACTTACCTAACCTTGAAGAAATAGATACTTTAATCTATTGCCCGGGAAGCATCAATTTAAAACCAATTTCTCGTCTTAAACTAGATGATTTCAGAGAAGACTTTGAAATAAATGTTATTGGTGCTGTAAAAGCAATTCAACATTATTTACCTTCTTTAAAAAAAGGAAATAAACCTTCAATCTTATTATTTAGTACTGTAGCTGCAAAACTAGGAATGCCTTTTCACGCCAGTATAGCCGCAGCAAAATCTGCTGTAGAAGGTTTAACAAAATCCTTAGGTGCAGAATTAGCACCATCAATTCGTGTAAATGCAATTGCGCCAACTGTTACCAATACAGATTTGGCTTCTAAATTATTGCGTAATGAACGAATGATAGAAAACATTACAGAACGTCATCCTCTAAAAAAATATTTAGATCCAAAAGAAGTCGCTGATTTAGCTACTTTTTTAATCTCTGAAAAAGCAAGTTCTATTTCAGGTCAAATTTTCGAATTAGACTGTGGAATCGTAAGTTTTAAAATATAAATAAACCATAACATAATGAGTATTTACGATGTAGAGATTAAAAGTCTCCAGAACAATCCTATTCAATTATCAGATTTTAAAGGAAAACATATCCTTTTTGTAAATGTAGCTTCTAAGTGTGGTTTTACTCCTCAATACAAAGATTTAGAAGAATTACAAAAAATGCATCAAGATAATTTGGTTGTTATCGGTGTTCCTTGTAATCAATTTGGAAAACAAGAACCGGGTAACAATGAAGAGATTCAAGAGTTTTGTGAATTAAATTATGGAGTTTCATTTTTAATTACAGAAAAAGTAGCTGTAAAAGGTGAAAATCAACATCCTTTATACACTTGGCTAACTTCAAGAAAATTAAATAACAAAAAGAGTTCTACCGTAAGATGGAACTTTCAAAAATATTTAGTTTCTCCCGAAGGAAAATTAATTGATTACTATTTTTCAATTACAAAACCTTTGAGCTCAAAAATCACAAAACACCTAAAATCATAAAATCATAAAAATTAAGTTTTTACAAACAAAATAATAAACCTATGAAACAATTAAAACTTACTTTATTATTTTTAATCATCAATTTCGGTGGGTTAGCTATTGGAAGTTGGTTAATGAATAATGGACCATTAACAGAATGGTATACAAGTTTAAACCAAGCTCCTTGGACACCACCAGGCATTGTTTTTGGAATTGCTTGGACTTTAATTATGATTTGTTTTTCAATTTATTTAGGACACCTTTTTATAAAAGATTACAGTTCTAAATTAATTATTATCCTTTTAATTCAGTTTATTCTAAACGTAAGTTGGAACTACATTTTCTTCAACCAACATTTAGTATTATTTGGGTTAGTTATACTACTATTACTTACTTCGCTCCTATTTTATTACTTCTTTAAATTAAGCAACAAAGTTGGTAATTATAAATTTTTATTAGTGCCCTATATCATTTGGCTCTGCATTGCAACCTCTTTAAATCTTTACATTCTAATTCATAATTAAGATGAAAATTTACACATTTCATAGAAAACAGCAATTACCAATTTCTGTTGAAAAAGCTTGGGAGTTTTTATCAAACCCAAAAAACTTAAAGACAATTACTCCAGAATATATGAGTTTCGATATACTTTCTGGAGCAGAAAAACCAATGTTTGCTGGTCAAATAATTCAATATATTGTTACCCCAATTCTTGGGATAAAAACAAAATGGGTAACAGAAATTACACACGTAAAAGAGAATGAATATTTTGTAGATGAGCAGCGTTTTGGTCCTTATGCATTATGGCATCACAAACATTTTATCAAAGAAATTGAAGGTGGCGTAGAAATGGAAGACATTATCGATTACAAAGTTCCGATGGGAATTTTAGGCCAAATGGTACATCCAATTTTAGTAAAACCTAAGCTTGAAGAAATTTTTGCACACAGACAAAAGAAATTAATTGAACTATTTGGCGAATTAAAATAATGACTGATAAAATTAACATTTTTTGGTTTAGAAGAGATTTACGTTTAGATGATAATTGTGGCTTATTTCACGCATTAAAATCAGGCGAAAAAGTGCTGCCTATTTTTATTTTTGATAAAGATATCTTAAGTAAACTTCCTAAAGACGATGCACGTGTTTCTTTTATTTATCAAGAAATTAAAAAAATAAACCATCAATTAAAAGAAAAAGGAAGCGCTATTGACATCTATTATGGAAAACCAATTGACATTTTTAAATCTTTATCAGAAAAATATACAATTGATACTGTATTTACGAATCATGATTACGAACCTTCTGCAATCAAAAGAGATTTAGAAATCAAAAATATTTTAGCATCAAAAAACATTCATTTTAAAACCTATAAAGATCAAGTAATATTTGAACGAAATGAAATTGTTAAAAAGGACGGAACTCCATACAAAGTATATACACCCTATTCTAAAAAATGGTTAGAAGCTTTTCATTTTAAAGGAATTCAATTTTATACGTCAGAAGATTGTCTAGAACATTTTATCAAAAAAGAAACACATCAATTTTTAACATTAGAAGATATTGGTTTCACAAAATCTTCAATAAAAGTTAAGTCTTATAAAGTTTCAACTCAAATTATTGATACTTATGAAGAAACTAGAAATTTCCCAGCAAAAGATAGTACGTCAAAATTAGGCACACATTTACGTTTCGGAACTGTAAGTGTAAGAAAAATGGTTGAAAAAGCATCTAAAAGCAATAATATTACATTCTTAAAAGAATTAATTTGGCGAGAGTTTTTTATGCAAGTTTTATGGCATTTTCAACATACAGTTAAAGATAGTTTTAAACCAAAATACGATAGAATTCTTTGGAGAAATAACGAAAATGAATTTGATGCTTGGTGTAAAGGAGAAACTGGTTATCCTTTGGTAGATGCTGGTATGAGAGAATTAAACCAAACTGGTTTTATGCACAATAGAGTTAGAATGTTGGTTGGTAGTTTTCTTTGCAAACATTTATTAATCGATTGGAGATGGGGAGAAGCTTATTTTGCAGAAAAATTACACGATTACGAACAATCTAGCAATATTGGAAACTGGCAATGGGTTGCAGGTACTGGCGTTGATGCTGCTCCATATTTTAGAATCTTTAACCCAACAACTCAAATTCAAAAATTTGACAAAGGTTTAGATTATATAAAAAAATGGGTGCCAGATTTTCAAGAACTCACATATCCTACTCCAATTGTTGAACATAAATTTGCTAGGGAACGTTGTTTAGAAACGTATAAAAAAGCTTTAAGGGATTTCTAATTTTTGTTTAATATTTTTTTTTCATAACTTTAAACACAACCAAAAACCACAAAATTATGAATACACAAGAAGTAGCAAAAAAATGGCAAGAAATGTGTCAGCAAGGAAAAAACTTAGAATGCATAGAAGAATTATACGCAGACAATGTTGTTAGTAAAGAAATGCCTGGTGTTCCTTTTGGTGAAATTGTTTCTAGTAAAAAAGAAGTTTTTGAAAAAAGCAAGCAATAGTTAGAAGACGTTGTTGAGTTTCATAAAGGTGAAATTTCAGATCCTGTCGTTGCAAATAATCATTATACAAGTAAAATGTACTTCGATGTTACATTTAAAAGCAGAGGAAGACAACAAATGGAAGAAGTTTGCGTTTTTGAAGTACAAGATGGTAAAATAACGAATGAACAATTCTTTTATACCATGTAGTAAATTATTTATTCTTGATAAAAAGGCTTCAATAATGTTGGAGCCTTTTTTTTTGAAAAAAAATTAAATTTATTTTGGTAGATACTAATAATTGTAGTTTATTTGCGCACTCAAAATAAAAGCCGATGTAGCTCAGCTGGCTAGAGCAGCTGATTTGTAATCAGCAGGTCGTGGGTTCGAGTCCCTCCATCGGCTCAAATTTTAAAAGTCTCAAAACATTTATGTTTTGAGACTTTCTTTTTTTACGCAAACTTTAAAACGAACATAAAGTTAAAGAGTTCAATTTGAGGTATCAATTTTAAAAGCCCCACATAAGACTAAAAAAAGGGTATAATATTGTAAAATCTTTATTATTTTAGTCGATTAATTATCCTAATTATAATTTTATGCTCATTATTGGAATTGCTGGAGGTACAGGAAGTGGAAAAACTACAGTAGTAAATCAAATTATTGAACAATTACCTACTGATGAAGTTTGTGTAATTTCTCAAGATTCTTACTACAACCAAACAGTTAATTTATCTTACGAAGAAAGAACAAAAATTAATTTTGACCATCCAAGGGCTATTGATTTTGAATTAATTGTTAAACATTTAAAGAAATTAAAATCAGGAAAAACAATTGAACAACCAGTATATTCTTTCGTAACACATAACAGAACAACAGATACTGTAAAAACACACCCTAGAAAAGTGGTGATTGTTGAAGGAATTTTAATTTTAAACAACGAAGCTTTAAGGGATTTGTTTGACATCAAAATATTTGTACACGCAGATACTGATGAACGATTAGTTAGAAGAATTCGAAGAGATATTACAGAAAGAGGTAGAGATATTGATGAAGTTTTAAATAGATACCAAGATACTTTAAAACCAATGCACCTTCAATTTATTGAGCCTACCAAAAATTTTGCAGATATTATCATTCCTAATAATAAACATAATACCGTTGCAATTGATGTTGTAAGAACAGTAATTAACGACCGTTTATAAATTTATGACTCTAAAAGAAATAAGGAAAAATCGTTTTATAAAGATTATAACAAATGTTTTTGTTTTAATCTTAATTCCTTTTTTAATATGGATGTTTTTTATTGATGACAATTCATACTTAGTTCATAGAAAATTAGACAATGAAATTAATGATTTAGAAAGTACAATCTCTTTCTATGAAAATAAAATAGCTGAAGATAAAGCTACTATAAAAAAACTACAAGACTCACTTCAATTAGAACGTTTCGCTAGAGAAAAGTATTTAATGAAGAAAGAGAATGAAGATATCTATTTAATAGAATTTGACACAATAAAAGAATAAATGAGTACATCTCTATTTAATGAGTTTCAAAAAACTACTCCTTCTGCTTGGAAAAATAAAATTCAGGTAGACTTAAAAGGAGCAGATTATAATGATTCGCTTCTTTGGAAAACCAACGAAGGAATTGTTGTAAAACCTTTTTACACCTCAGAAGATAGAACAAATCATAAAGTAGAAACTCCTAATAAAGGATTTAATATTTGTCAATCTATTTTTGTTGATGATGAAAAAATAGCAAATTCTTTAGCAATTGATGCTCTTAAAAGGGGAGCTACATCAATTCAATTTAAAGCAAATTCAATTTTTGATTATAAAAAATTATTACTAAATATAAAACTTGAATCTATTTTCATCTATTTTCATTTTTCATTTTTAGATGATGGTTTTCAAACGGAAGTTTCGAATTTCATCAATTCTAAAAACACCTATTTTCAGACAGACATTATTGGAAATTTAGCAGAAAGTGGTAATTGGTTTTTTAATTTAAAAGACGATTTCAATAAGCTAGATATCATTCAAAAAAAATCTAGTAACTGTATTTCAGTTTCTAGTGATTTATATCAAAATTGTGGAGCAACAATTACACAACAACTTGCTTATACATTAGCACATGCAAATGAATATTTAAATAAGTTTGGAGGAGAAGTTGCTACCAAAATTCATTTTTCTTTTTCTGTTGGAAGTAATTATTTTTTCGAAATTGCCAAATTAAGAGCTTTTAGAATTTTATGGGCAACACTTTTAGAAGAATATGATGTAGAAAGTGTTGAAGCTCATCTTTTTGTACAACCAAGTTTAAGAAATAAAACATTGTATGATTACAATGTAAATTTATTAAGAACTACATCAGAATGCATGAGTGCAATTTTAGGTGGAGCTAATACTATTTCGAATGTTTCTTATGATGCTATTTACCATAAATCTAATGAATTTGGAGAGCGTATTTCTAGAAATCAGTTATTAATCTTACAACAAGAGAGTTACTTGCAAGAAGCTCAAGGTTTTGCTGACGGCTCTTATTACATAGATTCTATAACACAACAACTAGCAGAGAATTCTTTAATCATTTTTAAGCAACTAGAAAAAAATGGCGGTTTTTTAAAACAGTTAAAAACAGGCACAATTCAGAAAAAAATAAAAGAAAACTTAAAAAAAGAGCAAAAAAATTTACTAGATAAAGAGATCATATTATTAGGCACAAATTTACAACAAAACAAGGACGATAGAATGCAGCATGATTTAGAGTTGTATCCTTTTGTAAAGCAAAGAAACATAAAAACTTTGATTCCCCCATTAACTAAAAACCGTCTTTCAGAATCGCTAGAAAAAGAACGATTAATTTCTGAGAAAGGTATAAATAATCCCTATAATGGATAAGAATAAAGAAATTCTAGATAAACAAAAAAGACAAAGTGAATTAAAAAAGGAAGTACAAAGCATCAAGAAAAACCTGCCTTCATTTATTATTGGATTCATCTTTTTTGTTGCAGTTAGTTTGTAT
The window above is part of the Polaribacter sp. SA4-12 genome. Proteins encoded here:
- a CDS encoding FtsB family cell division protein, with the translated sequence MTLKEIRKNRFIKIITNVFVLILIPFLIWMFFIDDNSYLVHRKLDNEINDLESTISFYENKIAEDKATIKKLQDSLQLERFAREKYLMKKENEDIYLIEFDTIKE
- a CDS encoding SRPBCC family protein; translated protein: MKIYTFHRKQQLPISVEKAWEFLSNPKNLKTITPEYMSFDILSGAEKPMFAGQIIQYIVTPILGIKTKWVTEITHVKENEYFVDEQRFGPYALWHHKHFIKEIEGGVEMEDIIDYKVPMGILGQMVHPILVKPKLEEIFAHRQKKLIELFGELK
- a CDS encoding cryptochrome/photolyase family protein, whose product is MTDKINIFWFRRDLRLDDNCGLFHALKSGEKVLPIFIFDKDILSKLPKDDARVSFIYQEIKKINHQLKEKGSAIDIYYGKPIDIFKSLSEKYTIDTVFTNHDYEPSAIKRDLEIKNILASKNIHFKTYKDQVIFERNEIVKKDGTPYKVYTPYSKKWLEAFHFKGIQFYTSEDCLEHFIKKETHQFLTLEDIGFTKSSIKVKSYKVSTQIIDTYEETRNFPAKDSTSKLGTHLRFGTVSVRKMVEKASKSNNITFLKELIWREFFMQVLWHFQHTVKDSFKPKYDRILWRNNENEFDAWCKGETGYPLVDAGMRELNQTGFMHNRVRMLVGSFLCKHLLIDWRWGEAYFAEKLHDYEQSSNIGNWQWVAGTGVDAAPYFRIFNPTTQIQKFDKGLDYIKKWVPDFQELTYPTPIVEHKFARERCLETYKKALRDF
- the udk gene encoding uridine kinase is translated as MLIIGIAGGTGSGKTTVVNQIIEQLPTDEVCVISQDSYYNQTVNLSYEERTKINFDHPRAIDFELIVKHLKKLKSGKTIEQPVYSFVTHNRTTDTVKTHPRKVVIVEGILILNNEALRDLFDIKIFVHADTDERLVRRIRRDITERGRDIDEVLNRYQDTLKPMHLQFIEPTKNFADIIIPNNKHNTVAIDVVRTVINDRL
- a CDS encoding methylmalonyl-CoA mutase subunit beta, whose translation is MSTSLFNEFQKTTPSAWKNKIQVDLKGADYNDSLLWKTNEGIVVKPFYTSEDRTNHKVETPNKGFNICQSIFVDDEKIANSLAIDALKRGATSIQFKANSIFDYKKLLLNIKLESIFIYFHFSFLDDGFQTEVSNFINSKNTYFQTDIIGNLAESGNWFFNLKDDFNKLDIIQKKSSNCISVSSDLYQNCGATITQQLAYTLAHANEYLNKFGGEVATKIHFSFSVGSNYFFEIAKLRAFRILWATLLEEYDVESVEAHLFVQPSLRNKTLYDYNVNLLRTTSECMSAILGGANTISNVSYDAIYHKSNEFGERISRNQLLILQQESYLQEAQGFADGSYYIDSITQQLAENSLIIFKQLEKNGGFLKQLKTGTIQKKIKENLKKEQKNLLDKEIILLGTNLQQNKDDRMQHDLELYPFVKQRNIKTLIPPLTKNRLSESLEKERLISEKGINNPYNG